The nucleotide window CGGTCTCGGTCACGACTCAGGGAATTGCCCCGATCCGTCACCGCGGCCGCTCATCGCGCGCTGGCACGTCGTTCGCGAGGAGGTTTTCACCGGAGACACGATCGTACGAAAAGGAAGGTGTTGTAATGAGAGCTCCTGAGCCATGAACGTCGAATTCGCCCCCACGCTCCGCACGCCGCCGGCGCTCCGGGTGGCGCCGCGCCCTCATTCAGCCCGGGTTCTCGTCGTCGAAGACGACGAAGCGATGCGCGAGTGGCTCGGAGAGCTGATCGACGAGGAAGGATTCGAGGCGGTCACCGCCCCCGACGCACTGACCGGCATGCTGCTCCTTCTGGCCGAAGGGGCGGACATCGTCGTGACCGACTGGCGGATGCCGATCTATGACGGGTTGCGGTTGCTCGAGTCGTGCCGGCGGCTGAAGCCGCGCCTTCCCGTGGTGATGCTCACCGGCTACGCCGACCCGTGGCTCGAGGATCGCGTCCGCCGCCTGGGCGGCATCCTGCTCACGAAGCCGTTCGACCCGGCTGACTTGATCGCGCAGGTGCGGCGGGCCGCGGCTTCACCACGCGTGGCGTGATCGAGACCCGTCGGGTCGCTACTTGCAGCCGGTGGTGACGACCGAATCGGTCCCGTCCATCGTCTGCCCGGTGACCAACGTCCCGCGAAGCACCGCGGAGGTCGTGCCGCAGCGGATGCCCGTCGACTGGGTCTTGAACGTCAGGACAAGGTCGAGATCGCCGTCCAGATCGACGTCTTGATACGAGTAGTGCACGGGACCGGTCTCGGTCCCGGTCTTGCCGAACCTGACCGTGGAGGGGACGACGCTCCTCGCGTCGAAGCCCGGCACCGAGAGGATCGCGACCGGGGTCACGCCCTTGCTTCGAGGGTTGATCGTGTTGGGAAAGCTCCCGGGCTGGATGTCGATGGGGAGCGACGTGATCGCGAAGTACTCGAGCGAGCCGCCGAAGACGACCCCCGCGGGGTTGCAATCATAGGTGGTACAACCGAACGAGGCGTTCGCCCCATCGATGGTGATGATGTTCGCGCCGGGGACGAGGAACGGGGTGAGATCGAACGTCGTGAGGGAGGCGGAAGCCGCCGCGGAAGCGCCTGCGTCCGTCAGGCTTCCGATGGTTCCGGCAGGCGCTCCGTTCACGAGTACCTTCGCGAAATCGTCGGCGGCGATCCGAATGGTGCCGCTCACCGGTGGTCCCGCGAGAAAGAACGCGTTCGTGAACAGGACCTCCGGATCGGTGCTGATCGGAGTACTGCCCGCGAGCCCCGGAGCCCAGATCCAGGTTGCTCCCGGGATCTCGGACAATTGACTGTCCGCTCCCCAGACGCCTCCAGGTGCGGCCGTGCAGTTGGGTGGAAGCGGGGCGCCGGGAGCGCCGCACACGCTCTGCGCGAAGCCGAGAGGGTTCCCCTGCGGGTCGGTGACCGACCAGGACGTGTCGGAGACGAATGTGATGGTTTGTGTCTGCGCCGCGACGCGCAATGACAATAACGTAACTCCGGCGATCACGAAAAGCGTTCTCATACCCCACCTCTTTCCGCCCCGTCCCGGCAAATGACACGCCCCCATAAGACCGGATACGCCGAACGGGACGCGGTGTCAACTTGGTCCGCGTTCTCACGAGCAAGATGCGTGCTCGACGGAGCGTGACCGGAGCCTGGGGCTACAGCAGCGTGCCACGCAAGATCACGATACCGACGCTGAAGTAGATGACGAGGCCCGTGACGTCGACGAGCGTGGCGACGAAGGGAGCGGAAGAGGTCGCTGGGTCGAAACCGAGTCGGCGAAGGACGAACGGCAGCATCGAGCCTGCGAGCGTTCCCCACAGAACGATCCCGATAAGCGCGAGACCGACCGTCAATGCCACGAGCAGCCAGTGGGGGCCGTAGAGATTCGAGAAAAACGACCAAACCGTGATGCGGAGGAAGCCGATCGTACCGAGGATGCCGCCGAGGGCGAGGCCGGAGAAGACCTCGCGCCGCGCCACGCGCCACCAGTCGCGGAGCTTCACCTCTCCAAGCGCAAGCGCGCGAATGACCAAGGTCGATGCCTGCGATCCGGAGTTCCCGCCGCTCGAGATGATGAGGGGGACGAACAGCGCCAGGACGACCGCCTTCGCGATCTCCTTCTCGAAGAAGCCCATCGCGGTCGCCGTCAGCATCTCTCCGAGGAACAGGATCACGAGCCAGCCCGCCCGCTTCCTCACGAGCCGGGCAAGAGAGATCTCCATGTAGGGCT belongs to Candidatus Polarisedimenticolaceae bacterium and includes:
- a CDS encoding response regulator, whose amino-acid sequence is MNVEFAPTLRTPPALRVAPRPHSARVLVVEDDEAMREWLGELIDEEGFEAVTAPDALTGMLLLLAEGADIVVTDWRMPIYDGLRLLESCRRLKPRLPVVMLTGYADPWLEDRVRRLGGILLTKPFDPADLIAQVRRAAASPRVA